ACCAGATGTTGATGGAGATGTCTGCACAGGTGAGTTGTGCAACACCTGTGTGCTCACAGTATGTGTGCGGTATGATGGGAGTTCGGCAAAAAGAGAGTCGCTTTAATAGGAACACACATGGGAAGATGATCAAAAAGCTTCTGCCAACAATAGCCATTACAATCTTAGTAATACTCTGACGGGTGAGAATAGTGGTGTATCTTAGGGGGAAGCAAATAGCAACATAGTGATCAAATGCCATAGCCAGCAGAATGGCAGAATCCATGGCAAAGCTGTAGTGGAGAAAGAACATCTGAGTAAGACAGGCAGGAAAGGTGATTTTCTGAGGACCCAGCCAGAAGATGCTGAATGTTTGGGTACACATGTATTAGACAGGATGATATCTGTAGCAGCCAGcatggagaggaaaaagaacatgGGCTCATGAAGGCTACGCTCCATGGAAATAAGGTAGAGAAGGACACTGTTGCCTGCAAGACCCGCAAGgtaaataataaagaagagaatACCAATCCAGACATGGAACTCCTCCAGCCCTGGGATTCCCAGCAGGATGAAGGGGCCCAGATTGAAGCTGCTCAAGTTGAATGAGGCCACCATGGTCTTGGACTGGATATGT
This genomic window from Mustela nigripes isolate SB6536 unplaced genomic scaffold, MUSNIG.SB6536 HiC_scaffold_643, whole genome shotgun sequence contains:
- the LOC132008675 gene encoding LOW QUALITY PROTEIN: olfactory receptor 52H1-like (The sequence of the model RefSeq protein was modified relative to this genomic sequence to represent the inferred CDS: inserted 1 base in 1 codon), translated to MVASFNLSSFNLGPFILLGIPGLEEFHVWIGILFFIIYLAGLAGNSVLLYLISMERSLHEPMFFFLSMLAATDIILSNTCVPXTFSIFWLGPQKITFPACLTQMFFLHYSFAMDSAILLAMAFDHYVAICFPLRYTTILTRQSITKIVMAIVGRSFLIIFPCVFLLKRLSFCRTPIIPHTYCEHTGVAQLTCADISINIWYGFAVPILTVTSDLILIGISYSLILRAIFNLPSHDARQKSLNTCGSHVCVILMFYTPALFSVLTHRFGHKIPHSFHILAANLHVAIPPALNPIIYGVKTKQIWEKIILLLFLKGNQ